From one Zingiber officinale cultivar Zhangliang unplaced genomic scaffold, Zo_v1.1 ctg131, whole genome shotgun sequence genomic stretch:
- the LOC122036027 gene encoding uncharacterized protein At2g29880-like, with the protein MTKKFTASDESHPKHEQYRTDTFEDYEDLRLVVGNGTAIGKYAIGLGDDTDARTFETEENGGTNLLDDYVFDHNSGEVIQINRQESSNQPLFSENLASPLSSQPMSSEVPQATRK; encoded by the exons ATGACAAAGAAATTCACGGCTAGTGATGAA TCTCACCCTAAACATGAACAATATCGAACTGATACTTTTGAGGATTATGAAGACTTAAGACTTGTAGTTGGGAATGGAACTGCAATAGGAAAATACGCAATTGGACTAGGAGATGACACTGATGCGAGAACCTTTGAGACAGAAGAAAATGGGGGTACTAACTTATTAGATGATTACGTGTTTGATCATAACAGTGGTGAAGTCATACAAATCAATAGGCAAGAATCTTCAAATCAGCCTCTATTTTCTGAGAACCTTGCTTCACCATTATCATCTCAACCTATGAGTTCAGAGGTTCCACAAGCAACTAGAAAATGA
- the LOC122036028 gene encoding uncharacterized protein LOC122036028, protein MPNEFQRRFEETVDAKDIHIHLQELYDAQTGSVRHATVKELMMARMQDGASVHEHGVKMIGLIEKSVNLDLVIPHELSTDIILLSLPSSFDNFVINLNMNKLKATLEELVNMLANYEATMKKRKNLFSLWVHLLDPRKDPRKRERSILLL, encoded by the coding sequence ATGCCAAATGAATTTCAAAGACGGTTCGAGGAGACTGTGGATGCTAAAGATATTCACATACACCTACAAGAGTTGTATGATGCACAGACTGGTTCAGTCAGACACGCGACTGTCAAGGAGCTCATGATGGCTCGTATGCAAGATGGGGCTTCGGTCCATGAGCATGGAGTTAAGATGATTGGGCTTATTGAAAAGTCGGTGAACCTTGATTTGGTTATTCCACACGAGCTATCGACAGACATTATATTGTTGTCTCTCCCCTCCTCATTTGACAATTTTGTGATCAACTTAAATATGAATAAGCTAAAGGCTACCCTTGAAGAGCTAGTCAATATGCTTGCAAATTATGAAGCAACaatgaaaaaaaggaaaaatctgTTTTCCTTGTGGGTTCATCTTCTGGATCCAAGAAAGGAcccaagaaaaagggaaagaagcaTTCTACTCCTAtga